One segment of Pseudobythopirellula maris DNA contains the following:
- a CDS encoding helix-hairpin-helix domain-containing protein codes for MTIKPSSSQPRLSLADEAGRRVELGDVIGSGGEGRVYAVTGAPRLVAKVYHKTPLEESHADKLRAMVAMRNEQLTAVSAWPKSLLVHSMTGKPFGLLLPLVGKSRELHELYGVTSRRMHFPGAHWRHLTLAARNTAAAFATMHSAGMVIGDVNQGNLLVDDQMRVQFIDCDSFQIETSGKLFSCPVGTPHFTPPELQSMRLRDVRREPQHDAFGLAILIFHLLFIGRHPFAGRYLGDGDMPIEKAIAERRFAFSKDRDATRIDPPPASLTLDDLTPRLAAMFEAALRGEPGSRPSALDWTNELDSLVRSPQTCEVDSTHLFANPRMGCPWCRIEGLGGPSFFTSSDSMGDSSASGSGRLQAVEAAVARASTIEFPDLLTKRLAVPPMPAIKKPKSPPRWSLVDWAAAAWCVSAGAALLSGLGLPVAIGAAATGIAAAGYLGASKEGRSRRRRLEEDMYRLDELTVELERGAEQVVAGHAAKRKAFFEAVSDLDTEVDHYRSGGEKAEEVIREIETAARDKQRTKYLREHAVREHLREPNGRPTGIALMLESFGIETVNDIDTVALNSVPNLEPHQIIALLNWRAEVESEFRYQPEIGMTARDAAQHPEEALKRFKLVKATRVLNGVKKLKAATFDGHSYLEAAIARFEARVRKWREMARDLQDFQALRSPIERLINQPGGVLFAFAVGPPLLAMMVWFLFG; via the coding sequence GAGGCGGGACGCCGGGTCGAACTCGGCGACGTCATCGGCAGCGGCGGCGAGGGACGCGTTTACGCCGTCACGGGCGCCCCGCGCCTCGTGGCCAAGGTCTACCACAAGACCCCGCTCGAAGAGTCGCACGCCGACAAGCTGCGGGCGATGGTCGCGATGCGCAACGAGCAACTCACGGCCGTTTCGGCCTGGCCCAAGTCGCTCTTGGTCCACTCGATGACGGGCAAGCCCTTCGGGCTGCTGCTGCCGCTGGTCGGCAAGAGCCGCGAGCTGCACGAATTGTACGGCGTCACGAGCCGGCGGATGCACTTCCCCGGCGCCCACTGGCGCCACCTCACCCTGGCCGCCCGCAACACGGCCGCCGCCTTCGCCACGATGCACAGCGCCGGCATGGTGATCGGCGACGTGAACCAGGGCAACCTGCTGGTCGACGACCAGATGCGCGTACAGTTTATCGACTGCGACTCGTTCCAGATCGAGACCTCGGGCAAGCTCTTCTCCTGCCCGGTCGGCACGCCCCACTTCACGCCGCCCGAGTTGCAGTCGATGCGGCTGCGCGACGTGCGACGCGAGCCGCAGCACGACGCGTTCGGGCTGGCTATCTTGATCTTCCACCTGCTGTTCATCGGTCGCCACCCGTTCGCCGGCCGCTACCTGGGCGACGGCGACATGCCGATCGAAAAGGCGATCGCCGAGCGGCGGTTCGCCTTCTCCAAGGACCGCGACGCCACGCGCATCGACCCGCCCCCCGCCTCGCTCACGCTCGACGACCTCACGCCCCGTTTGGCGGCGATGTTCGAAGCGGCCCTGCGCGGCGAGCCGGGCTCACGACCCTCGGCCCTCGATTGGACCAACGAACTCGACTCCCTGGTCCGCTCGCCGCAGACGTGTGAGGTCGATTCGACGCACCTGTTCGCCAACCCCCGCATGGGCTGTCCCTGGTGCCGTATCGAGGGGCTCGGCGGCCCGTCGTTCTTCACGTCGTCCGACTCGATGGGCGACAGCTCGGCATCCGGCTCGGGGCGGCTGCAAGCGGTCGAGGCGGCGGTCGCGCGGGCGTCGACGATCGAGTTCCCCGACCTCTTGACCAAGCGTCTGGCCGTGCCGCCGATGCCGGCGATCAAGAAACCGAAGTCGCCGCCCCGTTGGTCGCTCGTCGACTGGGCCGCGGCGGCGTGGTGCGTCTCGGCCGGCGCCGCGTTGCTCTCGGGCCTCGGTCTGCCGGTGGCCATTGGCGCCGCCGCCACGGGGATCGCCGCCGCGGGCTATCTGGGCGCCTCGAAAGAGGGACGCTCACGGCGCCGCCGACTCGAGGAGGACATGTACCGGCTCGACGAGCTGACCGTCGAGCTCGAGCGTGGCGCCGAGCAGGTTGTCGCCGGCCACGCCGCCAAGCGCAAGGCTTTTTTCGAAGCCGTGTCGGACCTCGACACCGAGGTCGACCACTACCGCTCGGGGGGCGAGAAGGCCGAAGAGGTCATCCGCGAGATCGAGACCGCCGCCCGCGACAAGCAGCGCACCAAGTACCTCCGCGAACACGCTGTCCGCGAGCACCTGCGTGAACCGAACGGCCGCCCCACAGGCATCGCGCTGATGCTCGAGTCGTTCGGTATCGAGACGGTCAACGACATCGACACGGTCGCCCTGAACAGCGTGCCGAACCTCGAGCCGCACCAGATCATCGCGTTGCTCAACTGGCGTGCGGAGGTCGAGTCCGAGTTCCGTTACCAGCCGGAGATCGGCATGACGGCCCGCGACGCCGCCCAGCACCCGGAGGAAGCGCTCAAACGCTTCAAGCTGGTCAAGGCCACGCGCGTGCTGAACGGCGTGAAGAAGCTCAAGGCCGCCACGTTCGACGGCCACAGCTACCTCGAAGCCGCCATCGCGCGGTTCGAAGCCCGCGTGCGCAAGTGGCGCGAGATGGCCCGCGACCTGCAGGACTTCCAGGCGCTGAGATCGCCGATTGAGCGGCTCATCAACCAACCGGGCGGCGTGCTGTTCGCTTTCGCCGTGGGGCCGCCGCTGCTGGCGATGATGGTTTGGTTCTTGTTTGGATAG
- a CDS encoding DUF819 family protein, giving the protein MDWLPVSSPPAILAALSGIGAFFFWLERRTGWRLFHYLPPLIFIYLTPVVLSNSGVLPTASPVYDQMSRLVLPMMLVLLLLKVNIGGAVRVLGRGVGVMLFGTLGVMVGAPIGLLLVKPWLGPDAWKAFGVLAGSWIGGTGNMAAVSEMIDAGGAEFGLAVLGDSTIYVIWLPILLGSKKFADRFARFSGVEPERLERMEAAIAAERVEARPPGTADLLSLLCVAFAAMAAAEFIATLLPEFQPYLSAGTWRILLITTIGIGLSFTPLSRLPGSHELGMALVYLFVARMGAMAEIDRAASQAVPFLIGSAVWIFIHGAFCLLGAKLLRVDVHTAAIASAANIGGAASASVVASHHQESLVPASILMALMGYAVGNFAAYFTALLCWWVSG; this is encoded by the coding sequence ATGGATTGGCTTCCCGTCTCCAGCCCCCCCGCCATCCTTGCGGCGCTTAGCGGCATCGGCGCCTTCTTCTTCTGGCTCGAGCGGCGGACCGGGTGGCGGTTGTTCCATTACCTGCCGCCGCTGATCTTCATCTACCTCACGCCCGTCGTGCTGTCGAACAGCGGCGTGCTGCCGACCGCCTCACCGGTGTACGACCAGATGAGCCGGCTCGTGCTGCCGATGATGCTGGTGCTGTTGCTGCTGAAGGTGAACATCGGCGGCGCCGTGCGCGTGCTGGGGCGTGGCGTTGGCGTCATGCTTTTCGGCACACTCGGCGTGATGGTCGGCGCGCCAATCGGCCTGCTGCTTGTCAAACCGTGGCTCGGCCCCGACGCCTGGAAGGCGTTCGGCGTGCTGGCCGGCAGCTGGATCGGCGGAACAGGCAACATGGCCGCAGTGAGCGAGATGATCGACGCGGGCGGCGCCGAGTTCGGCCTCGCCGTGCTCGGCGACTCGACGATCTACGTGATCTGGCTGCCGATCTTGCTCGGGTCCAAGAAGTTCGCCGACCGGTTCGCCCGCTTCTCGGGCGTCGAGCCCGAGCGGCTCGAGCGGATGGAGGCCGCCATCGCGGCCGAGCGGGTCGAAGCCCGCCCGCCCGGCACGGCCGACCTGCTGTCGCTGTTGTGTGTCGCGTTCGCGGCGATGGCGGCGGCGGAATTCATCGCCACGCTGCTGCCCGAGTTCCAGCCCTACCTGAGCGCCGGGACGTGGCGGATCCTCTTGATCACGACGATCGGCATCGGCCTGTCGTTCACGCCGCTCAGTCGCCTCCCCGGCAGCCACGAGCTTGGCATGGCGCTGGTCTACCTGTTCGTCGCGCGGATGGGCGCCATGGCGGAGATCGACCGGGCGGCGTCGCAAGCGGTCCCGTTTCTCATCGGCTCGGCGGTGTGGATCTTCATCCACGGCGCGTTCTGCCTGCTCGGCGCCAAGCTGCTGCGGGTCGACGTGCACACCGCGGCGATCGCCAGCGCGGCGAACATCGGCGGGGCGGCCTCGGCGTCGGTCGTCGCCTCGCACCACCAGGAGAGCCTCGTGCCGGCGAGCATCCTGATGGCGCTGATGGGTTACGCCGTGGGCAACTTCGCGGCGTACTTCACGGCGCTGCTGTGCTGGTGGGTGAGTGGGTAG